The following proteins are co-located in the Rheinheimera salexigens genome:
- the rpsI gene encoding 30S ribosomal protein S9, whose amino-acid sequence MAQNQYYGTGRRKSSTARVFIKAGSGKITVNQRALTEYFGRETACMIVKQPLELVDMVEKFDLYITVKGGGISGQAGAIRHGITRALMEFDETLRPALRQAGFVTRDARQVERKKVGLRKARKRPQFSKR is encoded by the coding sequence ATGGCACAGAATCAATATTACGGAACTGGTCGTCGTAAAAGCTCAACGGCCCGTGTATTTATCAAAGCTGGTTCAGGTAAAATTACTGTAAATCAGCGCGCATTAACTGAATATTTCGGTCGCGAAACAGCCTGTATGATTGTTAAGCAACCATTAGAATTAGTTGATATGGTTGAAAAGTTTGACTTGTACATCACTGTTAAAGGTGGTGGTATCAGTGGTCAAGCAGGCGCTATCCGTCACGGTATTACTCGTGCACTGATGGAGTTTGATGAAACATTACGTCCAGCCTTGCGTCAAGCAGGCTTCGTAACACGTGATGCTCGTCAAGTTGAGCGTAAAAAAGTGGGTCTACGTAAAGCACGTAAACGTCCACAGTTCTCAAAACGTTAA
- the petA gene encoding ubiquinol-cytochrome c reductase iron-sulfur subunit yields the protein MSNAPVDQGRRRFLTIATSVVGGVGAVGVAVPFIASWNPSERAKQAGAAVTADISKLETGQLIRVEWRGKPVWVVKRSLESLELLPTINNQLADPESEDDQQPVYAQNIHRSKKPEIFVAVGICTHLGCSPTYIPTEFAAHVKGVDSGFFCPCHGSTYDLAGRVFSGVPAPKNLQIPPYMFLDDNTLMIGEDEGSA from the coding sequence ATGAGCAATGCGCCCGTAGATCAAGGTCGCCGCCGCTTCCTGACCATTGCAACCTCAGTGGTAGGGGGTGTAGGAGCTGTCGGTGTTGCCGTACCCTTTATTGCGTCTTGGAACCCCAGTGAGCGAGCTAAGCAAGCTGGAGCTGCCGTGACGGCTGATATAAGCAAGCTGGAAACTGGCCAATTAATTCGTGTAGAGTGGCGTGGCAAACCAGTGTGGGTTGTTAAACGCAGCCTAGAATCGCTAGAGCTATTACCGACTATTAATAATCAATTAGCCGACCCAGAGTCTGAAGATGATCAGCAACCAGTATACGCGCAAAATATTCATCGCTCTAAAAAGCCTGAAATATTTGTAGCGGTAGGTATTTGTACTCACTTAGGTTGTTCTCCGACATACATCCCAACTGAATTTGCAGCCCATGTTAAGGGCGTAGATTCAGGTTTCTTCTGTCCTTGTCATGGTTCAACTTATGATTTGGCTGGTCGGGTCTTTTCAGGGGTGCCTGCACCGAAAAACCTTCAGATTCCGCCTTATATGTTCCTCGATGACAATACACTGATGATTGGTGAAGATGAGGGGAGCGCATAA
- a CDS encoding DegQ family serine endoprotease, producing MNKKLSLVSAAIAAGLMLANPLPAEAKIPFFSSSEEIPTLAPMLEQATPAIVHISVEGSREVQQRIPEAFRYFFGQRGPNEQRQERPFKGLGSGVIIDADKGYIVTNNHVIEDADNIQIRLKDGRTFKAKKLGTDAQSDIALLQIEAQKLAQVPLANSDKLRVGDFAIAVGNPFGLEQTVTSGIISALGRGGLGIEGLEDFIQTDAAINSGNSGGALLNLRGELIGINTAILGPNGGNIGIGFAIPTNMMKNLVDQIIEYGEVRPGSLGIRGGDVTADLTEAMNLKVSRGAWVNEVIPDSPADKAGLKSGDVVISMNDNRISNFNELRAKVATLGAGKKAKLGILRDGKERSVTVTLGSLTEATVSANEMHPMLQGAALSNADKGVKVDTVEANSPAAQIGLMADDLIIGVNRQAIKNVSDLRKALENRNGIAALNIQRGNTNLYVLIR from the coding sequence ATGAATAAGAAATTGTCATTAGTTAGTGCTGCTATCGCAGCAGGCTTGATGTTGGCTAACCCTTTACCAGCTGAAGCCAAAATACCGTTTTTCTCAAGCTCTGAGGAAATACCTACTTTAGCCCCTATGCTTGAACAAGCCACTCCCGCCATTGTCCATATCTCTGTTGAAGGCAGCCGTGAAGTACAACAACGGATACCCGAAGCGTTTCGTTATTTTTTTGGTCAACGTGGCCCAAATGAACAACGCCAAGAACGACCGTTCAAAGGTTTAGGTTCAGGTGTTATTATCGATGCCGATAAAGGCTATATTGTTACCAACAATCATGTTATTGAAGACGCCGACAATATACAAATCCGGCTCAAAGATGGCCGGACTTTTAAAGCTAAGAAGCTTGGTACTGATGCCCAAAGTGATATTGCCTTATTACAAATTGAAGCCCAAAAACTAGCGCAAGTCCCCCTGGCTAACTCGGATAAGCTTCGAGTTGGCGACTTTGCCATTGCGGTTGGCAACCCTTTTGGTTTAGAGCAAACCGTTACTTCAGGCATTATTAGTGCATTAGGTCGTGGTGGTTTAGGCATTGAAGGCTTAGAAGATTTTATTCAAACTGATGCTGCTATTAATAGCGGTAACTCCGGTGGCGCGCTATTAAATTTACGCGGCGAACTTATCGGTATCAATACCGCTATTCTTGGCCCAAATGGTGGCAATATTGGTATTGGTTTTGCTATCCCGACTAATATGATGAAAAACTTAGTTGATCAAATTATTGAGTACGGCGAAGTTAGGCCTGGCAGCTTAGGCATTCGCGGTGGAGATGTTACGGCCGATCTTACCGAAGCGATGAATTTAAAAGTGAGTAGAGGCGCGTGGGTAAATGAAGTCATACCCGATAGCCCAGCAGATAAAGCCGGTTTAAAGTCGGGTGATGTTGTCATAAGTATGAATGACAATCGAATTAGCAACTTTAATGAATTGCGGGCCAAAGTTGCCACCTTAGGAGCGGGCAAGAAAGCTAAGTTGGGTATTTTACGTGATGGTAAAGAGCGTAGTGTAACCGTGACATTAGGTAGCTTAACGGAAGCAACCGTATCCGCTAACGAAATGCATCCTATGTTGCAAGGTGCCGCTTTATCTAATGCTGACAAAGGGGTTAAAGTTGACACTGTCGAAGCTAACTCACCCGCGGCTCAAATAGGCTTAATGGCCGATGACCTTATTATAGGGGTTAACCGACAAGCGATTAAAAATGTCAGTGATTTGCGTAAAGCCTTAGAAAATCGTAATGGTATTGCTGCGCTCAACATCCAGCGAGGTAATACTAATCTGTATGTTTTAATTCGATAG
- a CDS encoding YhcB family protein: MDFVVIAIATSIGLILGAIISRYFTLRQFNHDKLQQELQLSKSQLHQYRQDVSSHLETTNQLMMQLQDNYGRIARHIADSKMQLVEQPADKPDSELNYLSGDIASHIRQSLDQIDEKRRVYSDTVQQPRDYSGQSSGLIKQKAVEQTK, encoded by the coding sequence ATGGATTTTGTTGTTATCGCCATTGCTACAAGCATAGGTCTAATACTAGGCGCTATTATTAGTCGCTATTTTACGTTACGGCAATTTAATCACGATAAACTGCAACAGGAGCTGCAGTTAAGTAAAAGCCAGCTACACCAGTATCGACAAGATGTTTCGTCGCATTTAGAGACGACCAATCAGTTAATGATGCAATTGCAGGATAATTATGGTCGCATTGCACGGCATATTGCTGACTCTAAAATGCAATTAGTAGAGCAGCCTGCGGATAAACCTGATAGTGAACTTAATTATTTATCGGGTGATATTGCGTCACATATTCGTCAATCACTGGATCAAATTGATGAAAAGCGCCGTGTATATTCTGACACTGTGCAGCAACCGCGTGACTACTCAGGTCAAAGTAGTGGCTTAATTAAGCAAAAAGCGGTTGAGCAAACTAAATAA
- the ilvY gene encoding HTH-type transcriptional activator IlvY, translating into MDLRSAQLFQHLASSLNFSKTSEQMYVSAPTLTRVIQRLELELGSQLFYRDKRSVKLTDAGIRFQLFVRRWLDEWHQLQLDLQLSSVELTGEIKLFCTVTASYSHLPSILDRFRLLCPKADIKLTTGDAASAIEKVRQGEVDIALAAHPTVLPINMAFRSIAKLPVHLIAPTIPCRVNDLLGQTPVPWQDIPMILPEHGPARQRLDDWLAHLGIKAKIVAKVDGHEAMVSMVALGSAISLAAAPVIQHSPVRDRVKIIATDYHFEEFDLGICMLTKRLNEPLIQSFWQVALAKS; encoded by the coding sequence ATGGACTTACGTAGCGCGCAATTATTTCAACATTTAGCCAGTAGTTTAAATTTTAGCAAAACCAGCGAACAGATGTATGTTAGTGCCCCAACGTTGACGCGGGTAATACAACGACTTGAGTTAGAGTTAGGTAGCCAATTATTTTATCGGGATAAGCGTTCAGTAAAATTAACCGATGCCGGTATACGCTTTCAGCTTTTTGTTCGCCGTTGGCTAGATGAATGGCATCAATTACAGCTCGACTTACAGCTATCTAGTGTTGAATTGACCGGCGAAATTAAATTATTTTGTACCGTTACGGCCAGTTATAGCCACTTACCGTCGATTTTAGATCGATTTCGTTTACTCTGCCCTAAAGCCGATATTAAATTAACCACCGGTGATGCCGCTTCGGCTATAGAGAAAGTACGGCAAGGTGAAGTTGATATTGCGTTAGCGGCACATCCTACGGTATTACCCATCAATATGGCATTTCGCAGTATTGCTAAATTACCAGTACACCTTATAGCCCCGACTATTCCCTGCCGAGTAAACGATTTACTGGGGCAAACTCCTGTGCCATGGCAAGATATTCCGATGATTTTACCCGAGCACGGTCCAGCTAGGCAGCGCTTAGATGATTGGTTAGCTCATCTAGGCATTAAAGCTAAGATTGTTGCTAAGGTAGATGGTCATGAGGCTATGGTATCTATGGTTGCATTAGGCAGTGCTATATCACTGGCAGCAGCGCCTGTTATTCAACATAGTCCGGTACGGGATAGGGTGAAAATAATAGCAACAGACTATCATTTTGAAGAATTTGATCTAGGGATTTGTATGCTGACAAAGCGGCTCAATGAGCCGCTCATTCAGTCTTTTTGGCAAGTTGCGCTAGCTAAAAGTTAA
- a CDS encoding ClpXP protease specificity-enhancing factor yields MTANRPYLLRAFYEWIVDNDCTPYLVVDAVAPGVKVPAQFIQNGQIVLNVLPSAVANLQLGNDAITFNARFGGQPFSLYIPTIAVLAIYAKENGAGTVFTLEEEEDEAEIFSNSLEDDSPTPEPTKPKRGSHLTVVK; encoded by the coding sequence ATGACCGCAAACCGCCCTTATTTGTTAAGGGCGTTTTATGAATGGATAGTTGATAACGACTGTACCCCTTATTTAGTTGTCGATGCAGTGGCACCGGGTGTAAAAGTGCCAGCGCAATTTATTCAAAATGGCCAAATAGTACTTAACGTATTACCTTCTGCGGTAGCAAACCTGCAGTTAGGTAATGACGCTATTACTTTTAATGCTAGGTTTGGTGGTCAGCCATTTTCGTTATATATCCCTACCATAGCTGTATTAGCAATTTATGCTAAAGAAAATGGTGCCGGTACGGTGTTTACGCTAGAAGAAGAAGAGGATGAAGCCGAAATATTCAGCAACAGCCTTGAAGACGATAGCCCAACACCTGAACCGACTAAGCCAAAAAGGGGCTCTCACCTCACAGTGGTTAAATAA
- the zapE gene encoding cell division protein ZapE: protein MTPIEKYQQDLTRDDFQYDAAQEYAVKQLQRLYDDYCNSRLETPSWWQRFISNKKSTKPLLGLYFWGGVGRGKTYLVDTFYQSLPTKRKLRIHFHRFMHRVHEELKLLHGEANPLEKVADKFKQETDILCFDEFFVSDITDAMILGTLMQALFARGITLVATSNIEPDGLYLNGLQRARFLPAIALINQHTQIVNVDSGIDYRLRTLEKANIFHYPADEQAEQNLQQYFMALSAEPQRFNVKVDVANRQLNAKAEADGVIWFDFAELCETARSQYDYMELSQCYHTVFISKISVMGRYNDDVARRFIALVDEFYERHVKLIVSAEQPLEQLYQDGLLNFEFKRCISRLQEMQSHEYLAKQHLA, encoded by the coding sequence ATGACACCAATAGAAAAGTATCAACAAGACTTAACACGAGACGATTTTCAATACGACGCCGCCCAAGAATATGCCGTTAAACAACTGCAACGCTTGTATGACGATTATTGTAATAGCCGCTTAGAAACTCCTTCTTGGTGGCAGCGCTTTATTTCAAACAAAAAGTCGACTAAACCATTACTAGGCCTGTACTTTTGGGGCGGAGTTGGCCGTGGTAAAACCTACCTTGTCGATACATTTTACCAAAGTCTACCGACTAAACGTAAGTTACGCATTCATTTTCATCGATTTATGCATAGAGTGCATGAAGAACTTAAACTTTTGCACGGTGAAGCCAATCCATTAGAAAAAGTGGCTGATAAATTTAAACAAGAAACGGATATTTTATGTTTCGATGAGTTTTTTGTCTCCGACATTACCGATGCGATGATCTTAGGCACTTTAATGCAGGCGTTATTTGCGCGTGGTATTACCTTAGTGGCAACATCTAATATTGAACCGGATGGTTTATATCTGAATGGTTTACAACGCGCCAGATTTTTGCCAGCGATTGCCTTAATTAACCAGCACACCCAAATTGTTAATGTTGATAGCGGCATAGACTATCGGTTACGGACATTAGAGAAAGCCAATATTTTTCATTATCCTGCGGATGAGCAGGCAGAGCAGAATTTACAGCAATATTTTATGGCTTTATCGGCAGAACCGCAGCGTTTTAATGTTAAAGTAGATGTGGCTAACCGCCAACTTAATGCTAAAGCAGAAGCCGATGGTGTTATTTGGTTTGATTTTGCCGAGTTGTGTGAAACGGCTCGCAGCCAGTATGATTACATGGAGCTTAGTCAATGTTATCATACCGTCTTTATCTCTAAAATTAGCGTAATGGGCCGGTACAACGATGATGTTGCCAGACGGTTTATTGCCTTAGTTGATGAGTTTTATGAACGACACGTTAAATTGATTGTCTCTGCCGAGCAACCACTAGAACAGCTATATCAAGATGGTCTATTAAATTTTGAATTTAAACGCTGTATTAGTCGTTTGCAAGAGATGCAATCTCATGAATATTTAGCAAAACAGCATTTAGCTTAA
- a CDS encoding trypsin-like peptidase domain-containing protein, with protein MRAFLLFLFKSIAYGLALAFVLLWLFPLLNNLNLPTIQHNNNETLPAPISYNQAVRRAAPAVVNVYTRSTLVDPRGLRPRTIERQELGSGVLMSAKGYILTNYHVVYGADHIEVALQDGRWLEAVLIGQDKMTDLAVLYVQAENLPVIPQDPELEPQVGDVVLAIGNPLNLGQTITQGIISANGNNGLSSQGSYLDFMRMDAAINRGNSGGALVNTNGSLVGINAAAYQLENQDVQGIFLAVPYQLALNVMQKIIKHGRVTRSYLGLSGDAVLNASGERLTSSGQLLYGIRITAVSANGPAAEAGVQVDDIILEINGQRFRNVQAALNLIAETAPNATLELTIERNSQRLSLTAIAREVI; from the coding sequence GTGCGCGCATTTCTCTTATTCCTGTTTAAAAGTATTGCTTATGGCTTAGCCTTAGCTTTTGTTTTGCTATGGCTATTTCCGCTATTAAATAACTTAAATCTGCCAACAATTCAGCATAACAATAATGAAACCCTGCCCGCGCCAATTAGCTATAACCAAGCCGTACGACGCGCTGCGCCTGCGGTGGTTAATGTGTACACCCGCAGTACTTTAGTTGATCCTCGTGGCTTACGGCCTCGCACTATAGAGCGTCAAGAGCTTGGATCAGGCGTGTTAATGAGTGCTAAAGGCTATATTCTAACTAATTATCATGTTGTCTATGGTGCTGATCATATTGAAGTCGCCTTGCAAGATGGTCGTTGGTTAGAAGCGGTATTAATTGGCCAAGATAAAATGACCGATTTAGCGGTGCTTTATGTCCAAGCTGAAAATTTACCGGTTATTCCTCAAGATCCCGAGCTTGAACCTCAAGTTGGTGATGTCGTACTGGCGATTGGTAACCCGTTAAATCTTGGCCAAACCATTACCCAGGGCATTATCAGTGCTAATGGCAATAATGGCTTAAGCTCTCAAGGTAGCTATTTGGACTTTATGCGCATGGATGCAGCTATTAATAGAGGTAATTCTGGAGGCGCCTTAGTTAACACTAATGGTAGTTTAGTTGGCATCAATGCTGCAGCTTACCAGCTAGAGAATCAGGATGTGCAAGGTATTTTCTTAGCCGTCCCCTATCAACTGGCATTAAATGTCATGCAAAAAATTATTAAACATGGCCGTGTTACTCGCAGCTATCTAGGCTTGTCGGGTGATGCTGTGTTAAATGCTTCTGGTGAGCGCTTAACCTCTTCAGGCCAATTATTGTATGGCATTAGGATCACTGCCGTGAGTGCCAATGGCCCGGCAGCAGAAGCTGGGGTACAAGTGGACGATATTATTTTAGAAATAAATGGTCAACGTTTTCGTAATGTACAAGCGGCGTTAAATTTAATCGCAGAAACGGCGCCTAACGCCACGT
- the sspA gene encoding stringent starvation protein SspA, translated as MAITANKRPVMTLFSSVEDMFSHQVRIVLAEKGVTVDILQVAADNLPEDLYEVNPYGSLPTLLDRELALYEADIIMEYLDERFPHPPLMPVYPVARGQARLMMHRIKKDWYQQALKILNNDEHAAIARQELREGLLSIAPLFNETPYFMSEEFSLVDCYMAALLWRLPLLGIDLTGPGSKELKIYMTRIFERDAFQASLTEVEREIRRGMKL; from the coding sequence ATGGCGATCACTGCCAATAAACGCCCTGTGATGACACTTTTTTCGTCGGTTGAAGATATGTTCAGCCATCAGGTGCGTATTGTGTTAGCTGAAAAAGGCGTCACCGTTGATATTCTTCAGGTAGCTGCTGACAATCTACCAGAAGACTTATACGAGGTTAATCCATACGGTAGCTTACCCACTTTATTAGATCGTGAGTTAGCATTATATGAAGCTGACATTATTATGGAATATTTGGATGAGCGTTTTCCGCATCCACCTTTAATGCCAGTCTATCCGGTTGCTCGTGGCCAAGCACGCTTGATGATGCATCGGATTAAAAAAGATTGGTATCAGCAAGCGTTGAAAATTTTAAATAATGATGAACATGCTGCTATTGCCCGTCAAGAATTGCGCGAAGGCTTATTATCAATAGCGCCTTTGTTTAACGAAACACCTTACTTTATGAGTGAAGAGTTTAGCTTAGTGGATTGTTATATGGCGGCGTTATTATGGCGCTTACCATTATTAGGCATAGACCTAACAGGCCCAGGCAGTAAAGAACTTAAAATTTATATGACACGTATTTTTGAACGTGATGCGTTCCAAGCTTCTTTAACAGAAGTTGAGCGCGAAATCCGTCGAGGAATGAAGCTGTAA
- a CDS encoding cytochrome b: MFKNLMDWLEYRMPFKEKMDLHVTQYPAPKNFNFWYFFGSLAMLILVNQILTGIWLTMNYVPTAEGAFASIEYIMRDVDYGWLLRYMHSTGASAFFIVVYLHMLRGMMYGSYQKPRELLWIFGMLIFLVLMAEAFMGYMLPWGQMSFWGAQVIISIFGVIPGIGDDLTLWIRGDYVISGATLNRFFALHVIALPLVLVILVFLHLMALHEVGSNNPDGIEIKRDNDGSVEQTEADKKFTFHQYYTKGGKKIIVDAIPFHPYYTVKDLVGVAGFLLVFAWFIFFMPEGGGYFLEAPNFEAANPMKTPDHIAPVWYFTPFYAILRAVPDQLLGAVFMFLAIIALALLPWIDRGTVRSIRYRCGMHKVNLIIFCVSFVALGVLGVLPATETYTILARIFSFTYFGFFILLWFYSKNENTKPLPERLS, translated from the coding sequence ATGTTTAAAAACTTAATGGATTGGCTCGAGTATCGCATGCCGTTTAAAGAAAAAATGGACTTGCATGTTACTCAATATCCCGCCCCAAAAAACTTTAACTTTTGGTACTTTTTTGGCTCGTTAGCCATGTTGATACTAGTCAACCAAATATTGACAGGTATTTGGCTAACCATGAACTATGTACCAACAGCCGAAGGTGCCTTTGCTTCGATTGAATACATTATGCGAGATGTCGATTACGGTTGGCTGCTGCGTTATATGCATTCTACTGGTGCCTCTGCATTCTTTATTGTTGTTTACCTGCACATGCTAAGAGGCATGATGTACGGCTCTTATCAGAAACCGCGCGAGTTACTGTGGATTTTTGGTATGCTTATTTTCTTAGTCTTAATGGCTGAAGCCTTTATGGGTTATATGCTGCCTTGGGGACAAATGTCTTTCTGGGGAGCCCAAGTTATCATCTCAATTTTCGGTGTAATCCCCGGCATTGGTGATGATTTAACGTTATGGATCCGTGGTGACTACGTTATTTCTGGCGCGACATTAAACCGTTTCTTTGCTTTGCACGTTATTGCACTGCCTTTAGTGTTAGTTATTTTAGTGTTCTTACACTTAATGGCATTACATGAAGTGGGCTCAAATAACCCAGATGGTATTGAAATTAAACGTGATAACGATGGTAGCGTCGAGCAAACTGAAGCAGATAAGAAGTTTACGTTCCATCAGTATTATACCAAAGGCGGTAAGAAGATTATCGTTGATGCGATCCCATTCCATCCGTATTACACCGTTAAAGATTTAGTTGGTGTTGCCGGTTTCTTATTGGTATTTGCTTGGTTTATTTTCTTTATGCCAGAAGGTGGCGGTTACTTCCTTGAAGCGCCAAACTTTGAAGCAGCGAATCCAATGAAAACACCGGATCATATTGCACCAGTATGGTATTTCACGCCTTTTTACGCGATTTTACGTGCCGTGCCTGATCAATTGTTAGGTGCAGTATTTATGTTCTTAGCCATTATTGCCTTAGCATTATTACCTTGGATAGACCGTGGTACCGTGCGTTCAATACGCTATCGCTGTGGCATGCATAAAGTTAACTTGATCATTTTCTGTGTCAGCTTTGTTGCGCTAGGGGTGTTAGGTGTATTACCGGCTACAGAAACCTATACAATTTTAGCTCGTATCTTCTCATTTACTTATTTTGGCTTCTTTATTTTACTATGGTTCTACAGTAAAAATGAGAATACTAAACCGTTACCAGAGAGGTTAAGCTGA
- the rplM gene encoding 50S ribosomal protein L13 — protein MKTFSAKPESVTRDWYVVDAAGKTLGRISTEIATRLRGKHKPEYTPHVDTGDYIIVINAEKVAVTGNKAQNKIYYSHTGFPGGIKEISFEKLIAKKPEMVLELAIKGMLPKGPLGRAMFRKLKVYAGAEHQHAAQQPQVLDI, from the coding sequence ATGAAAACTTTTAGTGCAAAACCAGAAAGCGTAACACGTGACTGGTATGTTGTTGATGCGGCAGGTAAAACGCTGGGTCGTATCTCAACTGAAATAGCTACCCGTTTACGTGGTAAGCATAAGCCAGAATACACGCCGCATGTTGATACGGGTGATTACATCATCGTTATTAATGCTGAAAAAGTGGCTGTAACGGGCAATAAAGCGCAAAACAAAATATATTATTCACACACTGGTTTTCCAGGTGGCATCAAGGAAATCAGTTTCGAGAAATTGATCGCGAAAAAACCTGAAATGGTTTTGGAACTTGCTATCAAAGGCATGTTACCAAAAGGTCCATTAGGCCGCGCTATGTTCCGTAAGTTAAAAGTTTACGCCGGCGCAGAGCATCAACATGCTGCTCAGCAACCGCAAGTATTAGATATTTAA
- a CDS encoding cytochrome c1, with protein sequence MIKTLFTVVALLASSAVLAAGGSVHLDKAPIDLTDKESLQKGARTFQNYCLGCHQMQYQRYSRTFSDLGIPEDIGMENLMFTGEKVGDHITNNMLLKDGEKWFGAAPPDLTNVARVRGPDWLYTYLRSFYADPSRPFGVNNTVFPLVGMPHVLESLQGMPYKAYETRLVDGEPKQVYVGLKTDGTGALNSEEYDQTIADLVNYLEYVGEPSKLESKALGIKVMVFLLIFFVFAYFLKKEYWKDVH encoded by the coding sequence ATGATTAAGACTTTATTTACTGTCGTTGCCTTACTTGCTTCATCAGCAGTGTTGGCGGCGGGTGGTTCAGTGCATTTAGATAAGGCGCCAATTGATCTAACGGACAAAGAATCATTACAAAAAGGGGCTCGGACATTTCAGAATTACTGCTTAGGTTGTCACCAAATGCAGTATCAGCGTTATTCCCGTACCTTCAGCGACTTAGGAATACCAGAAGATATTGGTATGGAAAATTTAATGTTCACCGGTGAAAAAGTCGGTGATCATATTACCAATAACATGCTGCTTAAAGATGGCGAAAAGTGGTTTGGAGCAGCACCACCAGATTTAACTAACGTGGCTAGAGTACGTGGTCCAGATTGGCTATATACCTATTTACGTAGCTTCTATGCTGATCCAAGTCGTCCATTTGGTGTTAATAATACCGTGTTTCCATTAGTGGGTATGCCGCATGTCTTAGAGAGTTTACAGGGCATGCCCTATAAAGCTTACGAGACGCGTTTAGTCGATGGCGAACCTAAACAAGTCTATGTTGGCTTGAAAACCGATGGCACCGGAGCGTTAAATAGCGAAGAATATGACCAAACCATTGCAGATCTGGTAAACTATCTGGAGTATGTAGGTGAACCATCAAAACTTGAGTCTAAAGCACTCGGTATTAAAGTAATGGTTTTCCTACTTATTTTCTTCGTATTTGCTTATTTTTTGAAGAAAGAATATTGGAAAGATGTACATTAA